From Quercus lobata isolate SW786 chromosome 1, ValleyOak3.0 Primary Assembly, whole genome shotgun sequence, one genomic window encodes:
- the LOC115955518 gene encoding uncharacterized protein LOC115955518, with the protein MAPNSWIPSTKTLQRPLRLANSTSVMVSISHPPNNSSILIQVHDIQNVSLEDEKAILKQVGRMLRISEGDERNVREFQNMHPEAKKKGFGRLFRSPTLFEDAVKSILLCNCKWTRTLDMARALCELQAELADGWNSENIVKHPKKKGLKRKKFAQKQSKVNKCVDENSENSQLLEGNNIKVKALGNFPSSKELATLTKGYLKKRCKLGYRACHIFELAERAEEGKLKLKLKKTSSYEEIFDKLSKIKGFGPYACATLMMCIGFYQMVPMDTETKRHLQQVHKTKKENAKEDVKRIYDKYAPFQALSFWLELLEYYEIKFGKLSMLPNSSYHIVTGS; encoded by the exons ATGGCTCCAAACTCATGGATTCCATCTACTAAAACTCTTCAACGACCATTACGACTTGCGAACTCCACCTCTGTCATGGTTTCTATCTCACACCCTCCAAACAATAGCTCTATTCTTATTCAAGTTCATGATATCCAAAACGTTTCTCTTGAAGACGAGAAAGCTATACTT AAACAAGTGGGTCGGATGCTAAGGATATCAGAAGGAGATGAAAGGAACGTGAGGGAGTTTCAAAACATGCATCCAGAAGCAAAGAAGAAAGGTTTCGGTCGACTTTTTCGTTCTCCCACACTCTTTGAAGATGCTGTTAAGTCCATCCTTCTTTGCAACTGCAA GTGGACGAGGACATTGGATATGGCTAGAGCTCTATGTGAACTTCAAGCAGAGTTAGCTGATGGCTGGAACAGTGAAAATATAGTCAAACATCCCAAAAAGAAAGGgttaaagagaaagaaatttgCTCAAAAACAAAGTAAGGTCAACAAATGTGTGGATGAGAACAGTGAAAATTCACAACTTCTAGAAGGCAATAATATTAAAGTTAAGGCATTAGGGAATTTTCCAAGCTCAAAAGAACTAGCTACCCTTACGAAGGGTTACTTGAAAAAACGTTGCAAACTTGGGTATAGAGCATGTCACATTTTTGAACTTGCTGAACGTGCAGAGGAAGGAAAGCTTAAGCTTAAGCTCAAGAAAACATCCAGCTATGAGGAAATATTTGACAAATTGAGTAAAATCAAAGGCTTTGGTCCTTATGCATGTGCCACACTAATGATGTGCATTGGATTTTATCAAATGGTCCCTATGGATACTGAAACAAAGCGACATTTACAACAG GTTCAcaagacaaagaaagagaatgCCAAAGAAGATGTCAAACGTATTTATGATAAGTATGCGCCATTTCAAGCGTTGTCATTTTG GCTTGAGTTATTGGAGTACTATGAAATAAAGTTTGGAAAGCTAAGCATGTTGCCAAACTCTAGTTATCATATTGTTACTGGCAGCTAG